The Mycolicibacterium boenickei genome has a segment encoding these proteins:
- a CDS encoding sensor histidine kinase translates to MVRRAATALGQYAQGAAFRGLLLQLALRVLLVAFIFFALFLQPPETYRWPYALVWMGYIAAIACWGFWALRRSDHAGIETRRWVALLMLCADVAVVSILSVESGLSSPNTWTSDVLHYGLFLIPLIAAAQLDPFVSAVIAVPTVAAYVIVLWVNQAANGDEPWGSILTTTGVLFGLAAGSVTLSWIQQSKEQTIARLAQERSQLLEEIVTLEKRERQTLSERLHDGALQYVLASRREMEEVREGSAESMDRVDLALGECSRLLRDVVRELHPEVLARAGLRAAITALAEGIAARTNLAVHVDCRNWPDDVRTDADHLLYSAAREFSTNAIKHAKAENLTFTLQRSDGRATLCVADDGVGIQRERLAVSVETGHIGFASIRAKVLALGGVLDVHDARGTEIAISLPSV, encoded by the coding sequence ATGGTCAGGCGCGCGGCAACGGCTTTGGGGCAGTATGCCCAGGGCGCAGCGTTTCGCGGGTTGCTGCTGCAACTCGCGCTGCGGGTTCTGTTGGTGGCGTTCATATTCTTCGCCTTGTTCCTGCAACCGCCCGAGACCTACCGCTGGCCCTACGCACTGGTCTGGATGGGCTACATAGCCGCGATCGCATGCTGGGGTTTCTGGGCGCTGCGCCGGTCCGATCATGCCGGGATCGAGACCCGGCGTTGGGTCGCGCTACTGATGCTGTGCGCGGATGTCGCTGTGGTGTCGATACTTTCGGTGGAATCGGGTCTCAGCTCACCGAATACCTGGACCTCCGATGTGCTCCATTACGGACTGTTTCTGATCCCCCTGATCGCAGCGGCTCAGCTCGATCCGTTCGTCAGTGCGGTGATCGCCGTCCCCACCGTCGCCGCATACGTCATCGTGCTCTGGGTGAACCAGGCCGCCAACGGCGACGAGCCGTGGGGTTCGATTCTCACCACGACGGGAGTGCTGTTCGGGCTGGCTGCGGGCTCGGTCACGCTGTCGTGGATCCAGCAGTCGAAGGAGCAGACCATCGCCCGGTTGGCCCAGGAACGCAGCCAGCTGCTCGAAGAGATCGTCACCCTCGAAAAGCGCGAAAGACAAACCCTGTCCGAAAGACTGCACGACGGAGCGCTGCAGTATGTCCTGGCTTCGCGCCGCGAGATGGAAGAGGTGCGAGAAGGATCCGCCGAATCGATGGACCGCGTCGACCTGGCGCTCGGCGAGTGCTCCCGGCTGTTGCGCGACGTGGTCCGCGAACTGCACCCCGAAGTGCTTGCGCGAGCGGGCCTCAGGGCCGCCATCACCGCACTGGCCGAGGGCATCGCGGCGCGTACCAACCTTGCCGTCCACGTGGACTGCCGGAACTGGCCCGATGATGTGCGAACCGACGCCGATCACCTGCTCTACAGTGCGGCACGGGAGTTCTCGACAAATGCGATCAAGCACGCCAAGGCCGAGAACCTGACATTCACGCTGCAGCGCTCCGACGGGCGCGCCACGCTGTGCGTCGCCGATGACGGCGTGGGGATCCAACGGGAACGCCTCGCGGTGAGCGTCGAGACCGGCCACATCGGCTTCGCGTCGATACGCGCCAAGGTATTGGCCCTCGGTGGCGTGCTCGACGTTCACGATGCGCGCGGCACCGAGATCGCGATCTCCCTACCGTCTGTGTGA
- a CDS encoding cutinase family protein, whose translation MFSSRKHSPRRGSARSGGRWVGLGAAALLTSGFPLVALAAPPVAAADDCADAELVFARGTDEPAGMGRVGDALADALRKQTPGMNLKTYGVNYKASKLQLHGGDGAKDAISHIKSTLSSCPDTQIVLGGYSQGASVINIVVGNPVGGIKWGDSLPPELADNVKAITTFGDVATRTKQSIAAQSALFGAKAIDLCNPMDPICHEGQGNEWSGHTEGYVPVYTTQAATFIAARLLTGSGQSVPGYGPALPDYGQLPEFGPLQGSGSVPTYGPLPGNGQTPSYNPDNSVHGPSPAYSPDTPGYGQPGPSTPAPTTPSAPIGWV comes from the coding sequence ATGTTCTCCAGCCGCAAACACAGCCCTCGGAGGGGCAGTGCGCGGTCAGGTGGTCGCTGGGTCGGGCTTGGCGCTGCTGCACTTCTCACCTCAGGTTTCCCGCTCGTCGCCCTCGCCGCACCGCCGGTGGCGGCCGCCGACGACTGCGCCGATGCGGAGCTCGTCTTCGCGCGCGGTACCGACGAACCGGCGGGTATGGGCCGGGTCGGCGATGCCCTCGCCGACGCGCTGCGCAAGCAGACCCCCGGCATGAACCTCAAGACCTACGGGGTCAACTACAAGGCCAGCAAGCTGCAGCTGCACGGCGGCGACGGCGCCAAAGACGCGATTTCCCACATCAAGTCCACTCTGTCGTCCTGCCCCGACACCCAGATCGTGCTCGGCGGCTATTCGCAGGGTGCGAGCGTGATCAACATCGTGGTCGGTAACCCGGTGGGTGGTATCAAATGGGGCGATTCGCTACCGCCGGAGTTGGCCGACAACGTCAAGGCGATCACCACCTTCGGCGACGTGGCCACCCGCACCAAGCAATCGATAGCAGCCCAGAGCGCACTGTTCGGTGCCAAGGCGATCGACCTCTGTAACCCCATGGATCCGATCTGTCACGAGGGCCAGGGCAACGAATGGAGTGGACACACCGAGGGCTACGTCCCCGTGTACACCACCCAGGCAGCGACCTTCATCGCCGCCAGGTTGCTGACCGGGTCCGGCCAATCGGTGCCAGGGTATGGCCCGGCGCTGCCGGATTACGGTCAGCTGCCTGAGTTCGGCCCGCTGCAGGGGTCCGGCTCAGTGCCGACGTACGGACCGTTGCCGGGTAATGGGCAGACGCCGAGCTACAACCCAGACAACTCTGTGCACGGTCCCTCGCCGGCATACAGCCCCGACACACCGGGTTACGGGCAGCCAGGTCCGTCGACCCCTGCGCCCACCACGCCGTCGGCACCGATCGGCTGGGTCTGA
- the smpB gene encoding SsrA-binding protein SmpB → MATKKSSPAGNKQIVASNRKARHNYMILDTYEAGIALMGTEVKSLREGQASLADAFATVDDGEIWLRNVHIAEYHHGTWTNHAPRRNRKLLLHRREIDNLIGKIRDGNLTLVPLSMYFSDGKVKVELALARGKQAHDKRQDLAKRDADREITRELGRRAKGMS, encoded by the coding sequence GTGGCGACCAAGAAGTCCAGCCCCGCCGGCAATAAGCAGATTGTGGCCAGCAATCGCAAGGCGCGGCACAACTACATGATTCTCGATACCTATGAGGCGGGTATCGCGCTGATGGGCACCGAGGTCAAGAGCCTGCGCGAAGGCCAGGCCTCACTGGCCGACGCGTTCGCCACCGTCGACGACGGTGAGATCTGGCTGCGCAACGTGCACATCGCCGAGTACCACCATGGCACCTGGACCAACCACGCGCCGCGGCGCAACCGCAAGCTGCTGTTGCACCGCAGGGAGATCGACAACCTGATCGGCAAGATCCGCGACGGCAACCTGACGCTGGTGCCGCTGTCGATGTACTTCTCCGACGGCAAGGTGAAGGTCGAACTGGCGCTGGCCCGCGGTAAGCAGGCCCACGACAAGCGCCAGGACCTGGCCAAGCGTGACGCCGATCGCGAGATCACCCGCGAGTTGGGTCGCCGAGCCAAGGGCATGTCCTGA
- the ftsX gene encoding permease-like cell division protein FtsX, translating to MRFGFLVNEVLTGLRRNVTMTVAMILTTAISIGLFGGGLLVVRLADQSRDIYLDRVESQVFLTDDISANDPNCDEEACKTLYRMIDDRDDVRSLSFLNREQAYDDAIKKFPQYKDVAGKDAFPASFIVKLNDPEQHEAFDKAMQGQPGVLNVLNQKDLIDRLFAVLDGLSSVAFAVALVQAIGAVLLIANMVQVAAYTRRTEIGIMRLVGATRWYTQLPFLVEAMIAALIGVVIAIVGLIVVRAVFLEKALDQFYQSNLIARVDYADVLYFSAPWMLFLGLAMSGITAYVTLRLYIRR from the coding sequence GTGCGCTTCGGCTTTCTTGTCAATGAAGTTCTGACCGGGCTTCGTCGCAACGTCACGATGACGGTGGCGATGATCCTGACCACCGCAATCTCGATCGGGTTGTTCGGTGGCGGTCTGCTGGTGGTGCGACTGGCCGACCAGTCCCGCGACATCTATCTGGACCGCGTCGAGAGCCAGGTGTTCCTCACCGACGACATCTCGGCCAACGACCCCAACTGCGACGAAGAAGCGTGCAAAACGCTGTACCGGATGATCGACGACCGCGACGACGTGCGTTCGCTGAGCTTCCTCAATCGCGAGCAGGCCTACGACGACGCGATCAAGAAGTTCCCGCAGTACAAGGATGTCGCGGGCAAGGACGCGTTCCCGGCGTCGTTCATCGTCAAGCTCAACGACCCCGAGCAGCACGAGGCGTTCGACAAGGCCATGCAGGGCCAGCCCGGCGTGCTCAACGTGCTCAACCAGAAGGACCTGATCGACCGCTTGTTCGCGGTGCTCGACGGGCTCAGCAGCGTCGCGTTCGCGGTGGCGCTGGTGCAGGCGATCGGCGCGGTGTTGCTGATCGCCAACATGGTTCAGGTGGCCGCGTACACGCGGCGCACCGAGATCGGCATCATGCGCCTGGTCGGTGCGACCCGTTGGTACACCCAGTTGCCGTTCCTCGTCGAGGCGATGATCGCGGCGCTGATCGGTGTGGTGATCGCCATCGTCGGGCTGATCGTGGTCCGGGCCGTGTTCCTGGAGAAGGCGCTCGACCAGTTTTATCAGTCGAATTTGATTGCCCGGGTCGACTACGCTGACGTGCTCTACTTCAGCGCACCGTGGATGCTGTTCCTCGGCCTGGCGATGTCCGGCATAACCGCGTATGTGACGCTGCGGCTCTACATACGAAGGTAG